One genomic window of Stomatohabitans albus includes the following:
- the alr gene encoding alanine racemase, protein MTTAWKTKPEAPVTPPNLRGAWAAVNLEQIRENIRILDAHSKAKRLCAIVKADAYGHGAPAVGKAALEAGADRLGVATILEGVELRKSGITAPILVLSEVPVSSAPVLVEYDLTPALFTQGLADAIANVVRATMQDPHPVHLKLETGMGRVGLVPEEVADAAEYLSHLPELRFEGVFSHFACADEADLTSTHRQHEIFMSSLSALRKAGIDPEIVHIANSAATLALPEYHHDMVRPGLSIYGYSPAPHIDGLGIKPCMAITGLVNLVKAVPKGTSVSYGHTWTAKNDTVIASLPIGYADGVRRALSSTGEVWLNGRRVPIVGRVCMDQLLLDLGPNAEDAVGDQVWLLGGTDGAPDADDWAQWADTISWEILAGLGNRLERVLT, encoded by the coding sequence ATGACGACAGCATGGAAAACAAAACCTGAAGCACCTGTGACCCCTCCAAATCTTCGAGGTGCATGGGCCGCAGTGAACCTTGAACAAATTCGAGAGAATATACGCATCTTGGACGCGCACAGCAAAGCGAAACGGCTCTGCGCCATTGTGAAAGCTGATGCCTACGGACATGGAGCACCAGCAGTCGGTAAAGCAGCCCTAGAAGCGGGGGCTGATCGCCTTGGGGTTGCGACGATTCTTGAAGGAGTTGAACTCCGTAAGTCAGGGATTACCGCCCCCATATTGGTCCTGAGCGAAGTTCCGGTGTCATCTGCCCCCGTACTCGTTGAATATGACCTGACCCCAGCGCTCTTTACACAAGGTCTAGCAGATGCTATTGCCAATGTTGTTCGGGCAACGATGCAAGACCCCCATCCTGTTCATCTGAAATTAGAAACAGGGATGGGTCGTGTCGGGTTAGTGCCTGAAGAAGTAGCTGATGCGGCTGAGTACCTCAGTCACTTACCTGAACTTCGTTTTGAGGGGGTATTTAGCCACTTTGCGTGTGCAGATGAAGCGGACTTGACCTCCACACACCGTCAGCATGAAATATTTATGTCGAGCTTGTCAGCCTTGCGCAAAGCAGGTATTGATCCTGAGATTGTCCATATTGCCAACTCGGCAGCCACGCTAGCGCTCCCCGAATACCATCACGACATGGTGCGCCCTGGTCTGAGTATCTATGGCTATTCTCCTGCACCACATATTGATGGCCTCGGTATTAAACCGTGCATGGCGATTACTGGACTGGTCAATCTGGTGAAAGCAGTACCAAAAGGTACGTCTGTCTCGTATGGACATACGTGGACGGCCAAGAACGATACGGTGATCGCTTCCTTACCTATCGGCTATGCCGATGGGGTACGCCGTGCCCTGTCCAGTACGGGTGAAGTATGGTTGAACGGTCGTCGTGTCCCTATCGTTGGTCGAGTCTGTATGGACCAACTGCTCCTTGATCTTGGTCCCAACGCAGAAGACGCGGTTGGTGACCAGGTGTGGCTACTTGGTGGTACGGATGGTGCCCCAGATGCAGATGATTGGGCACAGTGGGCAGACACCATTAGTTGGGAGATTCTTGCGGGATTGGGCAACCGTCTTGAACGTGTGCTCACCTAG
- the ald gene encoding alanine dehydrogenase: MKVGIPSEIKNNEFRVGITPAGVKDLVTNGHEVQVQVGAGLGSGIPDEAYIAQGAKMIPTAEEVWKSSEMIIKVKEPIAKEYDLLQDGQLLFTYLHLAADKPQTEALLSHNVTSIAYETVLGPNNSLPLLAPMSEIAGRLAPQVGSHFLLKANGGSGVLLGGGSGVRRGKVVVLGGGVAGFFAARVANGMGGDVTVFDVNPKRMQYIDEVTLGQVRTLFSSALAVEEAVAEADLVVGAVLIPGAAAPKLVTNEMVKNMKPGSVLVDIAIDQGGCFEDSHATTHDDPVFKVHNSTIYAVANMPGAVPYTSTYALTNATMRYAVALANKGWKEACKSVPGLIDGLATHGGKLYSPPVGEALGIDAVAPQEAL, from the coding sequence ATGAAGGTTGGTATTCCATCAGAAATTAAGAACAACGAGTTCCGTGTAGGGATCACCCCTGCTGGTGTGAAGGATCTCGTCACCAATGGCCATGAAGTTCAGGTGCAAGTCGGTGCTGGTCTTGGCTCCGGTATCCCTGATGAAGCCTATATTGCCCAGGGCGCCAAGATGATTCCAACTGCAGAGGAAGTGTGGAAATCCTCTGAAATGATCATCAAGGTCAAAGAACCGATTGCTAAGGAATATGACCTGCTTCAAGATGGTCAGCTCCTCTTCACCTACCTCCATTTGGCTGCCGACAAGCCCCAAACAGAAGCACTGCTTTCTCATAATGTGACCTCAATCGCCTATGAAACAGTACTTGGTCCGAACAATAGCCTGCCCCTTCTTGCACCAATGTCTGAAATTGCTGGTCGCCTGGCACCACAGGTTGGGTCACACTTCTTGCTCAAGGCAAACGGTGGTTCAGGGGTACTCCTCGGCGGTGGTTCAGGTGTCCGCCGCGGCAAAGTGGTTGTCCTTGGTGGCGGTGTTGCTGGTTTCTTCGCTGCTCGTGTTGCCAACGGGATGGGCGGTGACGTCACCGTCTTTGACGTGAACCCCAAGCGCATGCAGTACATCGATGAAGTCACCCTCGGCCAGGTACGTACGCTGTTCTCCTCTGCGCTTGCCGTTGAAGAGGCAGTAGCTGAAGCCGATCTTGTGGTTGGTGCTGTGCTCATTCCAGGTGCTGCAGCTCCGAAATTGGTGACCAATGAGATGGTCAAGAATATGAAGCCAGGTTCTGTACTGGTCGATATTGCCATAGACCAGGGCGGCTGCTTCGAAGATAGCCACGCAACCACGCATGATGATCCCGTGTTTAAGGTTCATAACTCAACGATCTATGCGGTTGCGAATATGCCTGGTGCGGTGCCATACACCTCAACCTATGCCTTGACCAATGCCACGATGCGCTATGCCGTAGCGTTGGCCAATAAGGGTTGGAAGGAAGCCTGCAAGTCAGTTCCTGGTTTGATTGATGGCCTTGCAACCCATGGTGGCAAGCTGTACAGCCCACCTGTTGGTGAAGCACTCGGGATTGATGCGGTAGCACCGCAAGAAGCCCTGTAA
- a CDS encoding amino acid permease: protein MSDHLPSGEATAGEPQELKRALSQRHLQLIAIGGAIGTGLFFGSGKTISTAGPMILVLYLIIGSFLFFVMRAMGELLLSNFAYHTFADFATDLIGPWAGFYVGWTYWVCWVIIGVADSLVIAAYLEFWLGKDYPHYIAVITTIIVLISLNMVAVSVFGEMEFWFAIIKVVTIIALIIAGIYLIVTGFTSPTGEVASINNLFKYGFWPKAGIMGVLAAVQICVYSFQGIEMVGTAAAETSNPEKNLPDAINTIPVRIILFYVLSLAVIMCVEPWINIEPGRSPFTTMFSFAGIAGAAGIMQFVVTTSAASSANAGVYSTSRLMYGMSRDHLAPQIFAKLNSRGVPKNALMLTLICLSPAVALSFSESMAKAFDIVAGASAVLYITVWVLIMICYLQYRKKHPDRHAESKFPMLGGIPATYATLVFFAVLFAILAVDPDARKTLIALPIWFIFMWVMYKWIHARFPEGHDLDFDILREEAHAKVMADTAAVEAAKEAKRKNAENT from the coding sequence GTGAGCGATCACTTACCATCTGGTGAAGCCACAGCTGGAGAACCGCAAGAGCTTAAACGCGCGCTTTCGCAGCGGCACTTACAGCTCATCGCCATTGGCGGTGCCATCGGCACCGGCCTGTTCTTTGGCTCAGGCAAAACCATCAGTACTGCTGGCCCAATGATTTTGGTGCTCTACCTCATCATTGGCAGCTTTTTATTCTTCGTGATGCGGGCAATGGGTGAGCTTTTGCTCTCCAACTTTGCCTATCACACCTTTGCCGATTTTGCGACCGACTTGATTGGTCCCTGGGCAGGCTTTTATGTGGGTTGGACCTATTGGGTCTGCTGGGTGATCATTGGGGTTGCCGATTCCCTTGTCATCGCGGCCTACCTAGAGTTTTGGTTAGGCAAAGATTATCCCCACTACATAGCCGTTATTACCACGATCATCGTATTGATTTCGTTGAATATGGTGGCAGTGAGCGTCTTCGGTGAAATGGAGTTCTGGTTTGCCATCATCAAGGTTGTGACGATCATTGCCCTGATTATTGCGGGTATCTATTTGATTGTTACTGGCTTCACGTCCCCAACGGGTGAGGTTGCGTCAATCAATAACTTATTCAAGTACGGGTTCTGGCCCAAAGCAGGAATTATGGGTGTACTCGCAGCCGTTCAGATCTGCGTGTATTCCTTTCAGGGTATTGAAATGGTCGGGACTGCAGCAGCAGAAACATCCAACCCCGAAAAGAACCTGCCTGATGCCATTAATACAATTCCAGTTCGTATCATCCTGTTCTACGTGCTCAGTCTGGCAGTCATTATGTGTGTAGAACCCTGGATTAACATCGAACCAGGGCGTTCGCCTTTCACGACGATGTTCTCCTTTGCCGGTATCGCCGGTGCCGCCGGCATTATGCAATTTGTGGTAACCACTTCAGCTGCTTCATCGGCCAATGCCGGGGTGTATTCGACAAGCCGCTTAATGTATGGCATGTCCCGTGACCACCTGGCTCCCCAGATATTCGCTAAGTTGAATAGCCGCGGGGTACCAAAGAATGCGCTCATGCTTACCCTTATTTGCTTAAGCCCTGCAGTTGCCTTGTCATTCTCAGAATCAATGGCTAAAGCATTCGATATCGTCGCCGGGGCATCTGCGGTGCTGTATATCACGGTCTGGGTGTTGATCATGATTTGCTACTTGCAATATCGCAAGAAGCACCCTGATCGCCATGCCGAATCCAAATTCCCGATGTTGGGTGGGATACCAGCCACCTATGCGACATTAGTGTTCTTCGCCGTTCTTTTTGCCATCTTGGCGGTGGACCCTGATGCCCGCAAGACGCTCATCGCATTGCCCATTTGGTTCATCTTCATGTGGGTCATGTATAAGTGGATTCATGCCCGGTTCCCTGAAGGGCACGACCTTGACTTTGATATCCTTCGTGAAGAAGCCCACGCGAAAGTTATGGCTGATACCGCTGCCGTAGAAGCTGCAAAGGAAGCAAAGCGTAAAAACGCAGAGAATACTTGA
- the rplT gene encoding 50S ribosomal protein L20: MARVKRGVHARKHHRTIMKRAKGFRGARSRRFRVANETILHADHYATRDRRARKRDFRKLWITRINAGSRLHGLSYSKFMYGLKKAEILLDRKVLADLAVHNPTAFGSLVDAAKAQL, translated from the coding sequence ATGGCACGAGTAAAGCGCGGCGTTCACGCCCGTAAACACCACCGCACAATCATGAAGCGCGCCAAGGGGTTCCGCGGCGCCCGCAGCCGCCGGTTCCGCGTAGCAAATGAAACGATTTTGCATGCCGATCACTACGCAACCCGTGACCGCCGTGCGCGTAAGCGTGACTTCCGTAAATTGTGGATCACCCGAATCAATGCCGGGTCACGTCTCCACGGATTGAGCTATTCCAAGTTCATGTACGGGTTGAAGAAGGCAGAGATTTTGCTTGATCGTAAAGTCCTTGCTGACCTCGCGGTTCATAACCCAACCGCCTTTGGCAGCCTGGTTGATGCCGCAAAGGCCCAGCTGTAA
- a CDS encoding RNA methyltransferase: protein MTAIDRAPLITSVANPAVKAAAKLVTRKGRRDQGRFLVEGPRAVTDGIDHIDELFITERSAREHEHLVESLAAKGAQIRLVSDEVLHTIADTVTPQGMIGAAPMHTAVIDDVLATEPKLIIVLDQVADPGNAGTILRTADAAGADAVVYLNGSTDPFSPKAIRSSVGSVFHLPIIIGADPGELYTALATSSMTIFAAQVHEGEDVFSISVDGPIALVFGGEASGLSQTTVDSANRLVRIPMPSTQRPGYHGHAESLNLSAAAAIMTFAIARAQ, encoded by the coding sequence ATGACCGCCATTGATCGCGCGCCGCTTATTACATCCGTAGCTAATCCTGCGGTTAAAGCGGCCGCGAAGTTGGTGACTCGCAAGGGTCGCCGTGATCAAGGTCGATTCTTGGTTGAAGGACCGCGAGCGGTTACTGACGGAATCGACCACATTGATGAGTTATTCATCACCGAGCGATCTGCTCGTGAACATGAGCATTTGGTTGAATCGCTTGCCGCAAAAGGCGCACAAATTCGTCTCGTCAGCGATGAGGTATTGCACACGATTGCTGATACCGTCACACCCCAGGGGATGATTGGTGCAGCACCCATGCACACCGCGGTTATCGATGATGTACTTGCTACAGAACCCAAGCTGATTATTGTGCTTGACCAAGTAGCCGACCCGGGCAATGCAGGAACGATTCTGCGCACTGCTGATGCTGCCGGAGCTGATGCCGTAGTGTATCTGAATGGTTCTACCGATCCATTCAGTCCAAAAGCAATCCGCTCTTCAGTCGGGTCGGTCTTTCATCTCCCGATCATCATTGGGGCCGATCCAGGTGAGCTGTACACAGCCTTAGCGACGTCATCCATGACAATCTTCGCAGCACAAGTGCACGAGGGTGAAGATGTATTTTCAATATCAGTGGATGGACCTATCGCACTGGTTTTTGGTGGTGAAGCGAGCGGATTGAGCCAGACCACGGTGGATTCGGCGAACCGCCTTGTCCGCATCCCGATGCCCTCAACTCAACGCCCTGGCTATCACGGTCACGCAGAAAGCTTGAATTTATCGGCTGCGGCGGCGATTATGACCTTTGCGATTGCACGCGCCCAATAG
- the argJ gene encoding bifunctional glutamate N-acetyltransferase/amino-acid acetyltransferase ArgJ, which yields MFITSPLDRAHGITRAQGFQAASTYAGLRASQRDDLTVIVAQSAVQCAVVSTSNKVKAAPIRLNLEHLAQSNHQARAVVINTANANACTGAPGMDTARQTATALADLLDEPTYHVLVASTGIIGEPLEAAPIVRALPALVHQLGRGEPVDHRVAKAIMTTDTVPKLASVTLQEHGADPVVIGGMAKGSGMISPGMATTITVITTDANLSHDDLSNALTQATQASFNRINVDGAMSTNDTIILLASGLAGPVDPIPFTQALTDVCADLAYQVIADGEGATQVVKVMVTGAAADAQADQAARHIGADLLVRTAFAGRDPNWGRLVAAAGASGVDLDPNELRVMIAGTTLCEHSLPLPIDRDLVSAQMDQPYVELSVDLGVGQGSGWVLVNDLTKAYITINAEYTT from the coding sequence ATGTTCATCACTTCTCCTCTAGATCGCGCGCATGGAATCACCCGTGCTCAAGGCTTCCAAGCCGCGAGTACCTATGCGGGTCTGCGTGCTAGTCAACGTGATGACCTCACCGTGATCGTTGCCCAATCAGCCGTCCAATGTGCAGTGGTATCCACATCGAATAAGGTCAAAGCAGCTCCGATTCGACTGAATCTTGAGCACCTAGCCCAATCTAATCATCAGGCTCGTGCCGTGGTTATTAACACCGCAAATGCGAATGCATGTACCGGTGCGCCTGGAATGGATACGGCGCGACAGACTGCGACAGCATTGGCTGACTTGCTTGATGAACCGACCTATCACGTCTTAGTCGCGAGTACTGGCATCATCGGTGAGCCGCTAGAGGCTGCACCTATCGTTCGTGCACTCCCTGCTCTTGTACACCAACTCGGTAGAGGAGAGCCAGTTGATCATCGTGTAGCCAAGGCCATTATGACGACGGACACGGTACCTAAATTGGCGTCGGTCACGCTCCAAGAACACGGGGCTGATCCCGTTGTCATAGGTGGAATGGCAAAAGGGAGTGGCATGATCTCACCAGGAATGGCGACCACGATCACCGTGATTACAACGGATGCCAACCTTTCCCATGATGACCTCTCCAATGCCTTAACCCAGGCAACGCAAGCGTCCTTTAACCGCATCAATGTTGATGGGGCAATGAGTACGAATGACACAATCATCTTGTTAGCAAGTGGCCTAGCTGGACCCGTAGATCCCATCCCGTTTACCCAAGCACTGACGGATGTATGCGCAGATCTTGCGTACCAAGTGATTGCTGACGGTGAAGGAGCCACCCAGGTCGTGAAAGTGATGGTGACCGGGGCAGCTGCTGATGCGCAGGCCGACCAGGCCGCACGTCATATCGGTGCTGATCTTCTCGTCCGAACGGCTTTTGCCGGTCGTGACCCAAATTGGGGGAGACTCGTTGCGGCAGCGGGTGCAAGTGGTGTTGACCTGGACCCTAATGAGCTGCGGGTCATGATTGCGGGCACAACCCTGTGTGAACACAGCCTGCCGTTGCCCATTGACCGCGATCTGGTGAGTGCCCAGATGGACCAACCCTACGTAGAACTGAGCGTTGATCTTGGGGTCGGCCAAGGCAGTGGTTGGGTACTCGTAAATGATCTCACCAAAGCCTATATCACTATTAACGCTGAGTACACCACGTAG
- the pheT gene encoding phenylalanine--tRNA ligase subunit beta, protein MKVCISWLREYVDTDLSAHAIADIFTLLGFEVERVWQPLAEVEGVVAVQVEEKTPVEGSNKLNMCKVFDGTNHHMIICGASNYDVGAVVPGALPGAVLPGGFTIGRRKMMGLVSNGMLASAKELGIGDDSAGIWVLGDHAPALGTNIAQWLGLDEWVLDIDITPHSGHAATIWGLARELAAKTGAPLKAPLSSHQVPEPVTPIEGLPKVVIEEPSECRRFDGRLITDLTVQPSPPQVQVRLALSGFRPINAVVDATNYAMLETGHPTHAFDASTVHGDIRVRNANEHETLLTLDDTERTLVPDDVVIADDAGAIAIAGVMGGARTEVTEETTTVYLETAAWDPRRVLRTARRHQLFSEARARFERRVSAETVPLGAQRVTDLLHAWSGGTVVGGADYYPIPDQPVTITIDPAYVRRLIGVPIENAEQIRILHALECRVDTCDEGLLAVVPPPWRPDLTIAADLVEEIARVYGYDQIEPRVPATGKPGRRGPDHQAELAIRERLAGAGWTEVLSYPFTSMKALEQLGLDANDSRLDPVRLVNPLSRDEEVLRTTMVCGLAEVLAKNVNRGAPQVAVFEIGHVFIRPTAMEPAFDGGPTGVTLPAEPHMVALAACGLFGPARHGEPTHQADVYDLTGALATMIDGLGFDPNVLTLSPTSEMPYHPGRAAVITGPAGEYLGTLGEWHPRVLKAFNLPARSIFAEIRLDRLIALDAPRRQATIPSPLPGLRFDVAVVTDRDEPYRKVYDVVRAAAGDRLTNIGLFDVYEGSSLGEGKRSLAFNVALDDATTQLTDNEEAAAIAAIRDAVNEQGWEFRGR, encoded by the coding sequence ATGAAGGTATGTATTTCTTGGTTACGTGAATATGTCGATACGGATCTCAGTGCCCATGCCATTGCCGATATCTTTACGCTTCTTGGCTTTGAAGTTGAACGTGTCTGGCAGCCCCTCGCAGAAGTAGAAGGCGTGGTGGCCGTACAGGTCGAAGAAAAGACTCCGGTAGAGGGGTCTAACAAACTCAATATGTGCAAGGTCTTTGACGGTACAAACCATCACATGATTATCTGTGGTGCCTCGAACTATGACGTTGGTGCGGTTGTTCCAGGCGCACTTCCTGGGGCGGTACTTCCGGGCGGGTTCACGATCGGGCGACGCAAGATGATGGGGCTCGTATCCAATGGGATGTTAGCGAGTGCAAAAGAACTCGGGATTGGTGACGATAGCGCAGGTATTTGGGTCCTTGGAGACCACGCCCCTGCACTGGGTACCAATATCGCCCAGTGGCTTGGCCTCGATGAGTGGGTATTAGATATTGACATCACACCCCATAGCGGCCATGCCGCAACCATTTGGGGTCTTGCACGAGAATTAGCCGCGAAAACAGGTGCACCGCTCAAGGCCCCCCTTTCATCACATCAGGTACCAGAACCAGTTACCCCAATTGAAGGGCTCCCAAAGGTTGTCATCGAAGAACCCAGCGAGTGCCGACGGTTTGACGGGCGACTCATTACCGACTTAACCGTGCAGCCATCGCCGCCTCAGGTACAAGTGCGCTTGGCATTAAGTGGTTTCAGGCCAATCAACGCCGTGGTCGATGCCACCAACTACGCCATGCTGGAAACGGGTCATCCCACCCATGCGTTTGATGCGAGCACGGTACACGGAGATATTCGGGTACGAAACGCGAATGAACACGAAACCCTGCTTACCTTGGACGATACTGAACGGACTCTTGTTCCTGATGATGTCGTAATCGCTGATGATGCTGGTGCGATTGCCATCGCGGGGGTGATGGGTGGTGCCCGAACCGAGGTGACCGAAGAAACGACAACGGTCTACCTTGAGACCGCGGCATGGGACCCGCGTCGGGTTCTACGTACCGCACGTCGCCACCAGCTCTTTAGTGAGGCACGGGCGCGGTTTGAACGTCGGGTTTCTGCTGAGACGGTGCCACTTGGTGCCCAGCGGGTGACCGACCTCTTGCATGCGTGGAGCGGGGGAACGGTGGTCGGCGGTGCGGATTATTACCCCATCCCGGATCAACCAGTGACGATCACTATTGACCCGGCATATGTCCGACGATTGATTGGGGTCCCCATCGAGAATGCTGAACAAATCAGGATTTTGCATGCCCTTGAATGCCGAGTTGATACCTGTGACGAAGGGCTTCTCGCCGTTGTTCCACCTCCATGGCGACCCGATTTGACAATTGCCGCTGATCTCGTTGAGGAAATTGCGCGCGTTTACGGGTACGACCAGATTGAGCCACGCGTGCCAGCCACGGGTAAACCCGGTAGGCGCGGACCAGACCATCAAGCTGAACTCGCTATTCGAGAACGATTAGCTGGAGCCGGCTGGACTGAAGTATTGTCCTACCCATTTACGAGCATGAAGGCCTTGGAACAGCTAGGACTTGATGCCAACGATTCACGTTTAGACCCGGTGCGTTTGGTGAATCCACTGAGCCGTGATGAAGAGGTCTTGCGCACCACCATGGTTTGTGGCCTTGCCGAGGTACTTGCTAAAAATGTGAATCGTGGTGCACCCCAAGTTGCCGTTTTTGAAATTGGCCATGTCTTTATTCGTCCGACTGCGATGGAACCTGCCTTTGATGGTGGGCCAACAGGAGTGACGTTACCCGCTGAACCACACATGGTTGCGTTGGCTGCTTGTGGGCTATTCGGTCCGGCCCGTCACGGAGAGCCTACGCATCAAGCAGATGTCTATGACCTCACGGGGGCATTGGCGACGATGATCGATGGGTTAGGGTTCGATCCTAATGTGCTCACCTTGAGCCCGACTAGCGAGATGCCGTACCATCCTGGGCGTGCCGCCGTGATCACTGGACCAGCAGGCGAGTACTTAGGCACATTAGGGGAGTGGCATCCTCGAGTGCTTAAGGCGTTTAATCTGCCTGCTCGGAGTATTTTTGCTGAGATCCGTCTGGACAGACTCATTGCGCTTGACGCCCCTCGCCGACAAGCCACAATCCCTAGTCCTCTCCCTGGGTTGCGATTTGATGTGGCGGTCGTCACTGATCGTGACGAACCATACCGTAAGGTGTATGACGTTGTCCGTGCTGCGGCTGGAGATCGTCTCACCAATATCGGGCTCTTCGACGTCTATGAAGGATCGTCCTTGGGCGAAGGTAAACGCTCATTAGCGTTCAACGTAGCTCTGGACGATGCCACCACACAGTTAACCGACAACGAAGAAGCGGCTGCCATCGCTGCTATCCGTGACGCAGTGAACGAGCAGGGCTGGGAATTCCGCGGACGATAG
- the pheS gene encoding phenylalanine--tRNA ligase subunit alpha, which yields MERISIDALRDRVDGALTDIAQAPTLEALAALKASLVGKQGEIIGLRRQLGQFDPEDRKVFGQVLNDHMAAIGQALEARQAFLEIERDNVVLAAERLDLTLPARKPARGSLHPLTETLEQILDVLCGLGYEIVRGVEVESEWFNFDALNAPEDHPSRGLTDTIYVHEFDTAQTREDGTTPMLMRPQTSPMQIRTMLDREPPLAVAIPGRVYRQDTPDATHVPVFHQIEGLTIGTDISMADLFGTLTAFARTQVGDKTRFRFRPHYFPFTEPSVELDAWIEDPSHPDGGKWVEMLGAGMVHPNVLRNGGIDPEQWQGFAFGIGIERTAMVRYGVPDLRLFADNDLRLLHSFA from the coding sequence ATGGAACGTATCAGTATTGACGCACTTCGTGACCGAGTAGATGGCGCGCTAACCGACATTGCCCAGGCACCAACCCTTGAGGCACTCGCGGCGTTAAAAGCCAGCCTGGTTGGCAAACAAGGCGAGATTATTGGTTTGCGTCGCCAGCTTGGTCAGTTCGATCCCGAGGATCGCAAAGTATTTGGTCAGGTGTTGAATGACCATATGGCTGCTATCGGTCAAGCCTTGGAAGCACGACAAGCGTTTCTTGAGATTGAACGAGACAATGTTGTCCTCGCAGCCGAACGTCTTGACCTGACTTTACCTGCACGTAAACCAGCTCGGGGCAGCTTACATCCGCTTACTGAAACCCTTGAACAGATCCTTGACGTACTTTGTGGTCTTGGGTATGAGATTGTGCGTGGAGTTGAAGTCGAGAGTGAATGGTTTAACTTTGACGCCCTCAATGCTCCAGAAGATCATCCCTCACGGGGATTAACGGACACGATTTATGTGCACGAGTTCGATACGGCACAAACCCGTGAAGACGGTACTACTCCGATGTTGATGCGCCCACAGACCAGTCCTATGCAGATTCGAACAATGCTCGACCGTGAGCCACCACTTGCTGTAGCCATACCAGGGCGTGTTTACCGCCAGGACACCCCCGATGCAACCCACGTACCGGTCTTTCACCAAATAGAAGGGCTGACCATTGGCACTGACATCTCAATGGCAGATCTCTTTGGCACATTGACTGCATTTGCACGTACCCAAGTTGGCGACAAAACAAGATTCCGGTTCCGGCCCCACTACTTCCCCTTTACCGAGCCAAGTGTTGAATTAGATGCCTGGATCGAAGACCCCTCCCACCCCGATGGTGGCAAATGGGTTGAAATGCTTGGTGCTGGCATGGTGCATCCCAATGTCTTGCGTAATGGGGGTATTGACCCTGAGCAATGGCAAGGATTTGCCTTCGGGATTGGTATTGAACGCACGGCCATGGTGCGCTACGGCGTTCCTGACCTCCGTCTATTTGCTGACAACGATTTGCGACTCTTACACAGTTTTGCCTAG
- the argC gene encoding N-acetyl-gamma-glutamyl-phosphate reductase — protein MVFSFHQPVRSPYLRTAIVGVSGFAGLTALRLLENHPVFSVTTVCAGSQAGQALHAIWPHLAGIADLTNVVVKPSTGDVLEGHDVVFLATPHDVAAQLAGPLVNQGALVVDLSGGHRLSGAGMIEWYGLTHPHSELLPAIYGLPELVDLREARLIAGPGCYPTATVLGLAPFLDVIDLTSISTVGLSGLSGAGRLATEPFSFVAANENTRVYGSPGHRHTPEIERILGELSQRTQPPIRFTPHVVPQTAGLVATSTADLIAPVDPLQQLRDYYADQPFITVIPSWPETGAVVGSNRAMVHAQVDTRANSLIVSCAIDNTIKGASGQGIQAANAALGLDQTLGLPRVGTYL, from the coding sequence ATGGTTTTTTCCTTCCATCAGCCTGTTCGGTCCCCGTATCTGCGTACCGCAATCGTCGGTGTGTCTGGTTTTGCAGGGTTAACCGCGCTGCGATTGCTTGAAAATCACCCAGTTTTTTCAGTAACCACGGTTTGTGCAGGTAGCCAAGCAGGTCAAGCGCTCCACGCCATATGGCCGCATTTGGCTGGCATAGCAGACCTCACCAATGTGGTGGTCAAGCCTTCGACTGGTGATGTATTGGAAGGGCATGATGTGGTGTTTTTAGCCACACCGCACGATGTGGCCGCCCAATTAGCAGGTCCGCTCGTGAACCAAGGAGCCTTGGTAGTTGATCTTTCAGGTGGACATCGATTAAGTGGGGCAGGCATGATCGAATGGTATGGCCTTACTCATCCTCACTCGGAACTCCTCCCGGCGATATATGGCCTTCCAGAATTAGTGGACCTTCGTGAAGCCCGTTTAATTGCTGGTCCGGGGTGTTACCCGACGGCCACGGTATTGGGGTTGGCCCCATTCCTTGATGTGATTGACCTCACCTCCATTTCAACGGTGGGCTTAAGTGGACTGAGTGGTGCTGGTCGATTGGCCACTGAGCCATTCTCGTTTGTCGCCGCGAATGAAAATACAAGGGTGTATGGTTCGCCTGGTCATCGGCATACCCCAGAGATTGAACGCATCTTGGGTGAGCTCAGCCAACGAACACAACCCCCAATCCGGTTCACCCCCCATGTTGTGCCACAAACAGCTGGCCTCGTTGCCACGAGCACGGCAGACCTCATCGCACCGGTGGATCCGCTCCAACAACTACGTGACTATTACGCTGACCAGCCATTTATAACGGTCATACCATCGTGGCCAGAAACGGGGGCCGTTGTTGGGTCGAACCGTGCGATGGTGCACGCTCAAGTGGATACCCGCGCAAATAGTCTGATCGTGAGTTGCGCGATTGATAACACCATTAAGGGTGCGTCAGGCCAAGGCATCCAAGCGGCCAATGCGGCGCTTGGGTTGGATCAAACACTGGGATTGCCCCGTGTCGGCACGTACTTATAA